The DNA sequence ATGGGTGTTTCAAAATCATTTGTTgattttttaattgattattgCTCATTATTAAAATGGCATTGATATGGAATAATTCAATATTGTACTACTTCTGTGTTAAATGATTAGCaagtttttaattacttttcCTTCTTCCCCTAGTAGGAATAAAAAATCAATCAACAGGAGATTTATTTATATGATGATAGGactaaaaatgaaataatgagtTACTATCTTAGGCTGGCATCATCTTCTCCCTGTCAGTTGGTGTTGCCTTCAGTCTGTTGTGCTTTTGTGGAATGTGTTAAACCCTAATTTGAATCTAAATTTGCAGGTGCTGTGTGTTATAATTTTGTGGTTGGTTATTATGTTGGGCCTTTGTTTTAGTATTCTATTTGGgccttttattttttgaaacgccacagctattttattttatgtaagaATTTAGGCCTATGCACATATTTAATTGATGGAataatatgtaattaatattttatagaaatcaattataattattataaaaaaatggtGATCACTAACTGGGTACCATGTGAATCTTGTATGCCAACAGTTTGTAATTGTTAAAACATCAACTGTTCTTTGTCAAACATGAACAAGCCACTAACTTAGAGATATTTCTCTATTTCAGAACAGAACAATGGAGTCGAGAGCTGCAAAAAGGAAGAGATGCAACAAAATCAAGGAGAACGTGGTTGAGGAAAATCATGCATTAGTGATGAATTCTGCAAAGTTGGTTAATGAAATTCAAGCAGCAAACGAAGATTTTGGAGAGTACTTCAAATGCATGGGTGATAGACATTCCGAACTGATTTCCCAGACAATGGGCATCAATGAACAATATTGgtaatttttagtattttttttcataatccaTTACGTAATTTccaaattatgatatatatttacAATCTTGTCAATTCACAGGTCCATTGTTGATCTACTAAAGGGGAACAAAAGGGCAAGAGGAGGAGAGACCTCAGAGGTACATGAAAACCTCCCAACTTCTTATGCTACAGATGTTCGCAAATTCTTGGACGACACTTACACATCACTCGAAGGTCATTGTAAGGGATACAAGCAAGCATGCGAACAGATCACGAGGGAATTCGAGACGAGTTTCGaagcataaaaaataaaattaagtgatCTCAAGGAACAGGGAGACGAAATGCAGAATCACGAGGTCGAGTTACGTGTGCAGCTTActgaatttaagaaaaatctgaATCCCTGAATGACTACTACTTAACTATTAAGATAGtatgactaaatttttttagaGACAAATCGAATCTTGCACAGATGAGACTTTTGTGCACGTGCAATTTGAATTTTGTGTTTCATATAATCTTTTCTATAAAATCGTAATTGCTTTGCAGAAAAGACGAGAGAACTAGTATGAGATATAAtttatcttatttaatttttaacttaatttcaACATAtcataatatcatatttttagatGAGAGATATGTCTGTGTGTAGTCCTAAATTTTGtagtaaattaaattttgtttactaaaaaaaataaatttgctgATCTTGCTTAATTTCTTTTACTAAGAGGAGAGCAAACAATGTTGTAACAATACAATTATAGATAATACcggaaaaaataatattaaaacaacCATACCCATcgtaataaaaatatagaaaaaatgaCATGATATGACACATTGATATCATAACAAAACTGTGGGTACTCATGATAGACTATCAAAGAATTATCTTAATGAATAAAATACCACACAAACAAAAAAGTAGCTTGAAAGGACTTAAATATTTAACATCCAACATCCTAGACATTGAAATTAATAGTACAAAGTTAGAACAGAATTATCACTTAAAGATCTCTACTTGACTTAAGTGCAAGACTTTGGTCAGGTTTTCAAGGGTTGAACTCAGATTCTCGATATTGTTCGATAACATTTGCATCTTCTTTTCAAGCTTGCTCTTCTTCTTGTTTGTCttcctcattctctttcttcccACTTCcgaaattaaatttttgttgtttgaaatttttaatgagTTTTCCTTGTTCTCCTTGTAGGAACTAAAAAATCAATTGACGGGAGATTTATTTACATGACGACAGGTCTAAAAATGAAATGGTGAGTTTGTATCTTACACTCGTATCATCTTCTGCCTGTCGATGAGTGTTGCCTCCATTCTGTTATGCTTTTCTCAGATGTGCTAAAccctaattttattatatgtaagaATTTAGGCCTATGATCGaacatatttaattgatagaataatgtaattaatatattttacaaatcaattataattatttttaaaatatggtgATGACTAATAGAGTACCATATGAATCGTGTTTGTCAACTCTTTGTACGCCAAAACACTAACCGCTCTTTCATCTATATATTAAGAACATCAAATATGAACAAGCCACTAACTTAGATATTGATCTATTATATAGTTTCAGAACAATGGAGTCGAGAACTACAAAAAGGAAGAGATGCAACAGAATTAAGGAGAACATGGTTGAGGAACTCATGcatttatacaaaataaagttgaggccctttcatatttatatataatttttttatataatataattttttttgataagctaatataaatttattaatataagacCCTTATCTCAATATTGGATGTTGAACGATGAAGATGagaaaggtaaaaaaaaaaaattataatagtcCATAGTAGCTTAGCTTACAATAAAGTCGTTGAGGAAGAGTAATTTTTTGTTCTTaacatttatcatttatatagacaaagaaaaaaagacgttagtaattttaatattgataattaatattaactTTAATAAACTTGATATTACATTTAAATAGCAATTATTTATGACATATATATGTCTTTAGACTTCGTTTACACCTGTTACTATTATTTTCTGTATTTGATTCTATACTTTTTGTACATGatatacattaataaatgtaataatatattgcatcataattattcatataaatatgataaatattatttatagaaacataataaaaataatttatatttcaaaaatctttcaaaaagatgataaattaccgaattattctaattttaaatagtaaatcaaattttttatattaattaagtattttaaaaaaaaataaaattgtttggtaaaagtttatcaacaaatttttaataaaacaaatactaatatttatgtatggGTTTTAAAAATTTGGGGGCCTTTTTTTGTTTGAGGGCCCTAAGCCACTGCTTAGTTTGCCTTGGGGTAGAGCCGGCCCTAGATGCAACAGAATTAAGGAGAACATGGTTGAGGAAACTCATGCATTACTGATGAAAATCTGCAAAGTTTGTTAACGAAATTCAAGCAACAAACGAAGATTTCATAGAGTACTTCAAAAGTATGGGTGACAGACATTCGGAACTGATTTCCCATGCAATTGGCAAAAATGAACAATACGGGTGACTTTCAGTATTTTTTTCACAATCAATTatgtattacaaaattatgataCATATTTTCAATCTTGGCAATTCATAGGGCCATTGTTGATCTACAGAAGGGGGACAAAAAGGCAAAGGGCGGGAGAGACCACGGAGTTGCGCGCATGAAAACCTACCAACTTCGTatggaaaaaaaataagtgaTCTCAAGGAACATGGAGATGAAATGCtaaatgttattttacaccaactataagaaagattgtagagggggggggttgaatacaatcttttacaaattaaaagattcaaggaacaatacacttaatcagagtaaaacagaaaacaccaagtatttaaaaatacgggtggattgaatgatccacccgtgagattttatatagaagaatctgtggattgattacaattcacacagctgctggttcatcactcaaacaagttctaactctcagatttttctctcaagtaatttgaacaagttcaactgatgcttctaacttggttatatactccaagttttacaaagcttttagctagattacaaaatgcactctaatctaaaaacaatgctgcacaactttgtcttatgcatgctttctgagatgtcttcatctttgaccatcatcttgatttgatccagattgcactgcatgagataagtatgtttctgcttcttctttattttcctaattaggcttccatgtctattttagtgtaattcgatccatgtgatttgtcagacttaagctctagtcactttcaactgctctttgcttcatcagttgaaagttctggttgctttcaactgctcttgactttatcagttgaatgcccggctcatcagttgaatgaattacaaactccatcagttgaatgctgttccagtctcatcagttgaattcctcagcatcatctgTTGAACACTTtctcttcagttgaatgcttgattttcatcagttgaaacatcatccagtcttcatcagttgaatagttacatctcatcagttgaatattcttcacttagataaaattacatggcattggatatttacaattagccatcctattctacccatccgttgataattcccaaagacaagaaatataacaattacaactgaaatttgataacgattctaagtaagacatgttacaaaatgtttatgttatcatcaaaaattattgattcctaacaatctcccccaatttatgactggagaagatgcagacataaattctacacttgatgataacaaaacattaataaaatgaaatgcagaatttaaatacaagagttagaaaagtttacaaatgattatgctcctctagactgagcagttacttgttcctagaagatcttcttcttctggacttaagtttttcttcaagaaaattaatctatttctgaaagatcctgtagaaccattcttcatcactatcttgtctgttgagcttggattggagagtcttcagagtattcaagctagcaatcttgagttgatctttaggtctgaaaaatctcctaacaccttgattgtccctaaattccatgactggagtaggttcatggtgaattttctttccagtgtagggaattttcagccttctttgcagactagcatctgaggaccattccttcctgatctcaaggattctctttagtaccatttgctttgcaggtggtgtaaatcctcctgtcctcttcatagatccatatatttttgttaaagaactgaatccctcagaattcagaactctgtgaagaggccagatgacatcacctttgtttttgtaagagaataccaatctttcaggtaattttgaagttgcttctattcctcttacttcttgaagatcatccagctccagctccaactcagaaatttcttcaatgttagcaataatgagatagtcatcaggattttcaggttcttttggaggtttaggagggttagccatcctcttagccacagacttaactttcttcttaggcttggaagtttcttgaacaagaaaagctggaattgggatatcttccaagtcaattggctcctcctttggcattattggctcatcatggaagttgacatctggatgtactactgttgtgacagccctcaaatccgggggtctagatttggtgccactaaaagaaaaacaattgaaaatctgtatgtttttttttaaaaggaagtaaaaacaagtatttcaaacctggatataaaaaaaatgatttaccCTTTCTAAACATGTATTGTTGAAAagctaataaaaatcaaagaatttaaaacctaaaagctttaataaaagatttaagaaaaaaacaaaGTTCAACCCCCTTTAAAACAGGATCGCAAACAGGCTAtattattgaaatcagaaaagtAAAACTAATAAATCTTATTACATGCTTTTACAActaaatcaaatttagacaaCTCTAATTACCACTAGTCCCAAGGACTCGATCTTGGATACTCTTCCTGACCATCAGGTTGAAACTTAGTCACTTGCAATCCTCGCCTAGCCTTACTCTTATGCTTAGCCTAAATAGGCGAACCATCTTTAACATTATCTGAAAAGGGTTAGAAgaaatagcaagaatgagcaaaagaatgctcagcaagtatataatATCCAAACCAACAATGATATAAAGATAATGATACCAACACAATATGATTTAAACAAAACAGTTTCTTCTTTATGGAATTGGAACCAGATAAGACGCTACGAGCTAAgctgggtgatcagcccacgacATAGCTCCGAACCCGCATATTCAATAcgagttctcaaatataaaggaTCCTAGGCACACTTTGGCCTTTAATAATTCAATTGGGACCGGCGCCTCGGTCataaaacattttcatccaattcCCTTTCTAAAACAGATAAATCAattcattttttcattttaaaccaAGGTTCAAAATCTGTAAGCAACAATGATTCTCAACCAAATATTCATTTCAACACCTTAGCATTAGATTTctactaattaagtattctttaTCAAGGGTACAGGTTACTGAATCAAGTGTatcaatgtattttataataatggcaGGGTAGGTTGTATGATGATAACTAAGGTCTTTCAAGAAATAGGGTTTGATTTATGAGTCAGAAACAAACAAGTGAACTAGTTTATAAGCAAGAACACAATTTGTTGTAGTTGAGAGGGAGGTAAGAAAACAAAGTTATAAGCTCAATATTAAGTATCTAGCAGTTGAAGAAGATAAGGATGATAATTAAGCTGATACATTTGCATGATATAAGTGACAAAGGGTATTCCATTTCATACTTGGGTAATTCCAGAATACTAGTTAATTAGTAGAAGTCTAATTCTATAAGGAGTTTTGCAATATTCAAAGCATAACAAAGCATTGCAggagcaaaatcttttaaagagaaAGTAGGTTGGATATATACTTGCCTTAACTCCGGTGTCTAGCTCAGATTTCTAATAACACTATGTAGTGCCATATCATTCCTTTCTGCCAGCTTCTGACAAGACTCTATCTATAGCAATCTCTGCCTAACTTCCACTTGCAACACAACTTAGCTATTTCTGAATAACCATTTTAATCACTTCTCGATCAATGCCTCGATCAACGTCTCGTTCCATTCTATACGAtggcaaaatattattttagtcgTCGGATCAGACGGATTAACTAAGCTCGAAAAGCATTAAGACCTATTTTATATCTACCCTTCGCATATACATGCCACATAGTCAGacaaacacatagcacatagttGAACAATTAACTTTTATAGCCATTAAAAAGTCAATATTGATAAGTTAACATTTAACATGTTTCAGTTAACCATGTCACCTTATTCTTATCTATTTAATATCCTTCAacaagtaaaacatatatagtttCTAACGAAAATTCGACAGCACTTCCTCTATTTatcggactatccacctgtt is a window from the Daucus carota subsp. sativus chromosome 8, DH1 v3.0, whole genome shotgun sequence genome containing:
- the LOC135148384 gene encoding uncharacterized protein LOC135148384 gives rise to the protein MPKEEPIDLEDIPIPAFLVQETSKPKKKVKSVAKRMANPPKPPKEPENPDDYLIIANIEEISELELELDDLQEVRGIEATSKLPERLVFSYKNKGDVIWPLHRVLNSEGFSSLTKIYGSMKRTGGFTPPAKQMVLKRILEIRKEWSSDASLQRRLKIPYTGKKIHHEPTPVMEFRDNQGVRRFFRPKDQLKIASLNTLKTLQSKLNRQDSDEEWFYRIFQK